From the Lepus europaeus isolate LE1 chromosome 12, mLepTim1.pri, whole genome shotgun sequence genome, one window contains:
- the ZBTB43 gene encoding zinc finger and BTB domain-containing protein 43, whose translation MEPGTNSFRVEFPDFSSTILQKLNQQRQQGQLCDVSIVVQGHIFRAHKAVLAASSPYFCDQVLLKNSRRIVLPDVMNPRVFENILLSSYTGRLVMPAPEIVSYLTAASFLQMWHVVDKCTEVLEGNPTVLCQKLNHGSDHQSPSSSSYNGLVESFELGSGAHPDFPKAQELRDGENEEESTKDELSSQLTEHEYLPSNSSTEHDRLSTEMASQDGEEGASDSAEFHYTRPMYSKPSIMAHKRWIHVKPERLEQACEGMDVHAAYDEHQVTESINTMQTEHSVQPSGVEEDFHIGEKKVEAEFDEQADESNYDEQVDFYGSSMEEFSGERSEGSLMAHRQEAALAAGYSENIEMVAGIKEEASHLGFSATDKLYPCQCGKSFTHKSQRDRHMSMHLGLRPYGCGVCGKKFKMKHHLVGHMKIHTGIKPYECNICAKRFMWRDSFHRHVTSCTKSYEAAKAEQHTTEAN comes from the coding sequence ATGGAGCCTGGAACAAACTCTTTTCGAGTAGAATTTCCtgatttttccagcaccattctGCAAAAACTGAATCAGCAGCGCCAGCAGGGACAGCTATGTGACGTCTCCATTGTTGTCCAAGGCCACATTTTTCGAGCACACAAAGCCGTTCTTGCTGCCAGCTCCCCCTACTTTTGTGACCAGGTACTCCTGAAGAACAGCAGGAGGATTGTTCTACCTGATGTGATGAACCCAAGAGTGTTCGAGAACATTCTCCTGTCCAGTTACACAGGACGCCTGGTGATGCCTGCTCCGGAAATCGTTAGTTACTTGACAGCGGCCAGCTTCCTCCAGATGTGGCACGTGGTGGACAAGTGCACTGAGGTTTTAGAGGGAAACCCTACGGTCCTGTGCCAGAAGCTAAACCATGGCAGCGACCACCAGTCGCCAAGCAGCAGCAGTTACAATGGCCTGGTGGAGAGCTTTGAGCTGGGCTCTGGAGCCCACCCTGACTTCCCCAAAGCCCAGGAACTGAGGGATGGTGAGAACGAAGAGGAGAGCACCAAAGACGAGCTGTCGTCCCAGCTCACCGAGCACGAGTACCTGCCCAGCAACTCCTCCACCGAGCACGACCGGCTGAGCACCGAAATGGCGAGCCAGGACGGGGAGGAGGGGGCCAGCGACAGCGCCGAGTTCCACTACACCCGGCCCATGTACAGCAAGCCCAGCATAATGGCGCACAAACGCTGGATCCACGTGAAGCCCGAGCGCCTGGAGCAGGCGTGTGAGGGCATGGACGTGCACGCCGCCTACGATGAGCACCAGGTCACCGAGTCCATCAACACCATGCAGACCGAGCACTCGGTGCAGCCCTCGGGGGTGGAGGAGGACTTCCACATCGGCGAGAAGAAGGTGGAAGCCGAGTTCGACGAGCAGGCCGACGAGAGCAATTACGATGAGCAGGTGGATTTCTACGGCTCTTCCATGGAGGAGTTTTCTGGAGAGAGGTCAGAGGGGAGTCTGATGGCGCACAGACAGGAGGCTGCCCTAGCAGCAGGCTACAGTGAGAACATCGAAATGGTGGCAGGGATCAAAGAAGAGGCTTCCCACTTAGGGTTCTCGGCCACCGACAAGCTGTATCCCTGTCAGTGTGGCAAGAGTTTCACTCACAAGAGTCAGCGAGACCGGCACATGAGCATGCACCTCGGCCTGCGGCCGTACGGCTGCGGCGTCTGTGGCAAGAAGTTCAAGATGAAGCACCATCTCGTGGGCCACATGAAGATCCACACGGGCATCAAGCCCTACGAGTGTAACATCTGTGCAAAGAGGTTCATGTGGAGGGACAGTTTCCACAGGCACGTGACTTCTTGTACCAAGTCCTACGAAGCTGCCAAGGCTGAGCAGCACACGACTGAGGCGAactaa